Genomic DNA from Telopea speciosissima isolate NSW1024214 ecotype Mountain lineage chromosome 2, Tspe_v1, whole genome shotgun sequence:
AGTGTTTCCTATTAAATCCAGAATGTTAAGCCAACTGGTTTCAACATCAACCGGTATTAAATAGAAAAGATTAACAAGTTAAAAAAGGTCTAACTGGTTTCTAACAATTCAAGAGAGAATGTTAAGTCAACTGGTTACAACATCAATTAAAAGACAGAGATGAATATATGCAACTCAATGAAATGAGTATTTTGATTTTCacacagcaaaaaaaaaaaaaaaaaaaaaaaaaaaaaaaaaaaaaaaaaaaaaaaaaaaaaaaaaaaaaaaaaaaaaaaaaaaaaaaaaaaaaaaaaaaaaaaaaaaaaaaaaaaaaacacaaaaaaaaacccccaccaaaaaaaaaaaaaaaccccccccccccccccccccccccccccccccccccccccccccccccccccccccccccccaaaaaaaaaaaaaaaaaaacgaaccAGCATAGCCATTTTGGGAGGGTTCTGATATATTAGGATAGATCAGCAGCACAGCCATAATAAGGATCTTCAATGAAACATATGTAATTGTCAAAAATCCTACCAATTTTGTCGCTATTTTCATTTGCTAATTACATATGCAGCAAATTGACTCCCAAAAATTAAACAACCATTCCTACCATATCGCAGTTTGAAACTAACAGGGGAAAAAATGAACTTGGGTTCTCAATCGAAGAGAAGAATAAATGGAAACGAATGCAAGAGGGGGAAGGTGGGGAAGTAGTACCAGCTGAACCAGAAGTGCCTTTAGAGGTGTCAATGAGCCACTCCCCTGTCTCTCGAAGCTTCTTCTCCACAGAGCCTTCAGGTCGGCTGGTTGTGGTCGACAAAAACATGTCGAATATCGTGGAGTTTTCACCTGAGTCCCTGTTTGTGTATGGTTGCGCAAACCAATTCAGAATATGAGACGCAGAGATGCAGTAGTTTCTCAGTAATAAGTGAGAGATGAGATAAGAAGGCGTTGCCTGGTTGTGGAGTCTCCGTCACGGAAGATTCCAGCGCCAATAGCCTTTTCAACCTCCGCAATGGATGGTTGCTTCTGCTTCGGTGTCTTTACAGCTCCATTACTCCTCCACCGCACCCCACCAATACCAGCAGGAATGGGCTTTTTTGGAGTATGAGAATCAGGTGTTTGAGTTGGGTTCTCAGATAGTTTAGCCAAAACGGTAAGGTTGCTGCACCTGCTAGAGGTGGTAGTGCTCAAGGATAGGGATAAACAGTCTAGACTTCCCATGCTCTGCTTTCTAGTTTCTGCTATGCTATGCTCAAAACCACAGCTCCGCTTCGCCCCTCTTCACAGTCCAAACTACGAAACACTCAGTACCACTCATCAAATTATCTTTAGAAACAAAATTACTTAGGATACCCCTTgcattttaccatttttttcaaGTCATGTCCGTaagtttagtgatgatgtcatcggttaaattttttataatgtctaaactacccttaaaagGTACTGaagtgacagatttacccccttctcctcctcctcctactacttcttcttcatcatgcAACCCCACCACCCCTGCCCCCTACTGCATTGCGTCTGCAACACGACTGTTCAGTGCCCGTcgaatggggaaaaaaattgaaataaccTTATTAATTCCATATTTCTAGATACAAAGGCTGGTTCTACGGTTCTTGGGGATTGATTCCATCTCATTTTAAATTCAGAGACAAAATAGAAATTGGTGCtcaagaaccctaaaatcagTCCCCCGAACCAAAAATCAGTCCTCAGAAATTGGTGCtcaagaaccctaaaatcaatccTCAAGAACCCTAAAATTAGTCTTCATAATAGAAATCTCCCCCcgcctcttcttcttttgtgcAAGCTCTCTCTCCTCCGtatctcttatttcttcttgttctcttaCTTTCTCTTATCCTTTTCCTTTCTATTAGTTCTTTAGAAATTGCTTCCATTTTATAAGTTCTGGTCGTACATCTGAATTGAGTGTTATGCGGTAGAACTCCTCATATACCAATCCAACTATTCTGAAACTTTGGACAGGAATTCCTCTTTCCTAAGCGATTGAAATCCCAAGATTATGCTCCTAAAAACCACTCTACCGTGAAGTTAGAATCAGAAAATCAAATCTGGTTCTCAGATTTCTGCCCAACTTGTTTAAGCCAAACTTTATCAACATGTTCCCTGAAATCTGGGTCTGCGCTTGGATGATATTGAAAAGCCGGAGTGTTACAGCAGCTTTGCCTGGAATTTCAGATTGAATTGAGCCTCTAACGAAGGATgatgaagaaatttcattaacgGCTGAGACTGAAAAAACGAGGGATTATGTTTAACTTCCATTTAATCCCTTGCAAAACTACAATTTTAAGTCAATTTAGAGGGGTTGGAGTGGGTTGCTGGAAGAAGAAGGTTGGTTATTTAACTTGATAAGTTTCAGTTGAATaactcataagggtaaaatggacattttcagTTAAacactaacaacagactaataTTGTCAGGTTTTAGGAGGTGTCaagtaattatttgaaaaattggatGTAGTAAGAAAACATGCAATAGTCTAGGGGATGTCCAAATAATTTTCTTAATATTTTTAATGGCCGGCCCAGCACGTCTAAAGAGTATTTCTATAATGGCACAAATTTCTGTGTAATTCTATCCAAGTTAAAAGTTACTACTCTCAGGAGTTGCAATGCCAAAATTAATATTTTCGATCTGATTAGGTTGACTTTTGTAGATCCAACCAATCCAAAAAATTTTCAGAGATCTTCTCTACATCATTGAAACCTTGGAAGTTCAAGTATCCAAGCCTTCTATGTCACAAGTAACATTCATCATTAATCCCAGCCTTCAAAATTACATTCCCCACAGACTTGAAAGTAAATGATAATTTTCTACTTTTTCTCCATGTATATTTTTGCTAGCACAAATCTTCTATCTCCATTGTCATAAATTGGGCAGGAATTATCTCCAAAAAGGACTGAATAACGATACTCCACTAGCTGCCTGATTGATACTTAGCAAATTTTGCTCCAAATATGGGACTAGTAACATATCTCAAATATATTTGGTCAATATGTTTGTTTCAATTCCAAATGTTATTTTTTCCTTTAGCATGCACCAAAGCTTCATTTCCCATTCTCATTTGAGAATTATTGAATGATCAATATcaagaaaagatatttttatcTATTGTCATGTGGTCACTGCGACCACTATCCAAATACCAAACTTCAATTTTCATCTATGAAGCTGTTAGACAAGCATAAAACAAGTTACCTTGAcctttattttcttcaaaaCTTTAGCTGCTTGATTAATCTTGAGTCTATAATCTTTTTGGAAATGAATCGTTGAAAAATCTCCTTGAGCCAACAATCTTTGTCAACATGACTACTTTTACAAATGTCACATTTCTATTTAGTTTCTCTAGCATTTTTCCTGTCAaaagagtttcttcttcttcctgttcctTGTCTATGTCATTCTAGTTGAGTTCCCTTGTTTTTCTCATGACttaatgaatatttttttttaatagttatAGGTCCCAATCTGAGTTGATTAAGTGGTTGAAGTTTGATGGGTTGTACCTTCCAAGTTTCCTTGAAACTCTTTCCGTAAATGTCCCATGCATCATAAGCTCTTG
This window encodes:
- the LOC122651461 gene encoding probable NAD(P)H dehydrogenase subunit CRR3, chloroplastic, with product MGSLDCLSLSLSTTTSSRCSNLTVLAKLSENPTQTPDSHTPKKPIPAGIGGVRWRSNGAVKTPKQKQPSIAEVEKAIGAGIFRDGDSTRDSGENSTIFDMFLSTTTSRPEGSVEKKLRETGEWLIDTSKGTSGSAGQDILFVVSLWILPVWMFLLLVASGVINLPSSIPFLDDLIM